The Triticum aestivum cultivar Chinese Spring chromosome 5A, IWGSC CS RefSeq v2.1, whole genome shotgun sequence genomic sequence ATTAGAtttgaaggagttttagcaacatatcaaaCACATATCTCCTCATATTTTTTTCCACAGGGTTTTTGAGGAGCTTTTCAAGATGATGATGCTATATGGACAAGTGTAGGTTAGGGGGTTGTTAGAGTTAATTAACACGTGTTAATTATGGGGTAAATTTCCCCTTGTTAACTGTCAGGCAGTTAGCACTAATGCTAACCGTCGCATCTGTATGGAACGAACGTATACTCTGGTTGCGTCCCCTAACTTGGATATAAACATCGCTATCAATGAAAGAGAGATACCATTCACTATTATTACATCCGGTTGATTGTCTCGTTTACTTCTACTACTTATAACACAAAGAAGAGGCTGCGCAGTGACGACCGACGAGGATGCCATTCAATTGTGGTAACCCCCTAGAAGCTCAAATGGCAGCGATGGAAGAAGGGCTTCGGCTTTCTCTCCACTGGTCGGGCCTACCGTTGTTTGTTCGGACGGATTGCGTCCAGCCGCCGAAGATGGTGCAATCCAAATACGTGGACAGATTGAGGCACGCGTTTCATACAAATGAGATCATAGGCATTATGACTTTAAAAAGGAACATTAGTCCAACTAAAATAAGTACGCATATGAATGTGGTGAGTCATACCCTTGTTTCTATGGAGATAGCTAGCATTGTCGACGCTGAATGCAATACACATGGTTgattaagagcatctctagcagctCCTAGAAAAGCACATCCCGCCACCCCTGAAAACTAGTTTGCGGTCGTGATACTTCAAACCAATTTTCTTTCTCTTCGATAAATTCATGATTTTGATTAACATAATCTTAATACAACGGCAATATAAATCAAACTTGTTAATGTTTAAATATCATACAATACAACAATCATCTCATTTGATACAAATGTTCAAATCTGAATAATTGAAATAATACGAATGGTCCAAAGTGGATAGAATGGTTCAAATCACACGTGAATACAAATAAGGTCAAATGAATAAAATGAAAGTCTACCTCTCATACAGTTGTTGCTGGTGCTCAATGAGATCATCACGGAGCTGGGGTGTGTGTGGTATTGTCCTCAATCTTTCCGTAGGTCTCTAGAAATGCAAGGATCCGATCCGGGTTCCTGGCAGGCTTGACATGGCTACCAATATTGTCATAGAAAAACTCATGTTTATATCCTTCTCATCCTCGATAATCTTGTTGTGTAGCATATCACATGCAGTCATGATATTTGAGAGGAATTTTGTATCCCAGAAGCGAGCAGGACCTCGAACAATGGCAACCCGAGCTTGCAAcacaccaaatgccctctcaatATCCTTTCAGCATGCTTCTTGTTCTTGGGCAAAAATAGTTTGCTTCTTACCTTTTGACTTACTAATGGTTTTCACAAATTTTGACCACAAAGGATAGATACCGTCGACAACATAATACTCCATGGTATAGTCATGTTCATTGACGATGTAGTTGCAACCCGGAGCATCTCGAGTAGCAAGCCGAGCAAAAAGACGTGACCTGCAATACATTGATTTCATTGAGAGAACCCGACAAACCAAATAAGCAATGTCAAATCCACAAGTCCAGCGAAGCCACGACTTTCAAGCATAATAGTGGGATCACGACGATGGAAGGTGTACTGCTTGTGGTAAGTCATAGGGCTGTTCTTCCACCCATAATGCATGCAATCGATGCTCCCAAGTATGTCCGACCATCCTCTTGCTTCATTCATAACCATCAACTTCTTTGTGTCCTCCTCATTGGGAGCTCGGAGATACTCGGACAAAAACCCGGATCAAAACCTTGGCAAATACCTGCATGCATTTGAGCATGGTATCTTCTCCAATGTGAAGATACTCATCAGTGTAGTCAGTCGGAATGTCATATGCTATCAGTCTCATTGTCGTCGATATCTTTTGGTACGAACTAAGCACAACCAAACCGGATGCATTCCTTGGGCGAGTGAAAAAAATAGCAGTTTTGCTCACAAGCTTCCACAATGTGAACAAAAAGAGATCTATGCATTAGATAACGCATATGAAAGAGGTGAGTCAGATAGATCGGTACCTCGGTGAAGTAATCTTTCATGAGCATGAAATGGCCGAGTGCTTGATTGCGCAGAATGCAAAGACGACCAACCGTCGATCCTCAACGTTTTCTCGTCTTGCCTGCCTCCAATTCATCGATGAGATGTAACAAGACGAGGTGCTCGACATTGCCAATTTTTTTCTCTATGTCGGAATCATCGGACTCCGAAGCGATGACTCTTAGGTTTGGTTTAGTTCTTGCACAAAAGGCAGAATGCAACCGTCTTTTTATTAACTATGATAATATGGAAGTTATTGACACAAAATGAAGGACAATCTGCAAGAGTTGTGGCGGCAGTCTTCGATGATTACTATTTCATGGCATGTGATTTTTCTTTGACTAGATTCGAACATTGGCTCATAAGGTTGCTGACGAACTTGCTAGGCTAGCGAAATTTTCTGTAACTAGAGATTGGTTTGAAGAGCCTACAGAATATTGTACCTCTTCTTACATAGGTGTAATCATTATTTCCAATTAATAAAGCagatgttttttttcaaaaaaaaagaaaacccgCGCTGCTGTCCACACAATCACACAAACCACCACCATATCCACCTCACCTGGCCCCGCCGTCGCCATGCCCGActcggcctcgccgccgccgccgcgccaacgATGCTCCCCTCCCTCGCCGCCACGCCGCTTCCCAACACCTCCACTCACCGGAGCccctcatcctcatcctcctcctcctccgtccagCTCCTCCGCTCGCTCGCGCGCTCCCGCCGCGCGGACCTCGcccaccgcgcgctcctcctctTCCGCTCCCTCCACGCCTCCCCGTCCCCGCCGCCCCCGCACTTCTCCCTCCCGGCGGCGCtctccgccgcctccttcctctccgCGCTCCCCGAGGGCCGCCAGCTCCACGCGCTAGCGGCCAAGCTCGCGCTCGCCCCAGCCCACACCGTCGTCGCCAACTCCCTCCTCCACCTCTACGCTTCCTGCGGCCTCCCCGACGCCGCGCTCGCGCTCTTCCGGCTCATCCCCGCCAAGTCCCTCGTCTCCTGGAACACCGCCATCGACGCGCTCGCCAGCAACGGCGACCACCTCGGCGCGCTCGACCTCTTCCGGGAGATGCAGCGGGACACGACCCTCGCGCCCGACGCCTACACCGTGCAGAGCGTCCTCGGCGCGTGCGCCGGCGCGGGCGCGCTCTCGCTCGGTGTCTAcgcgcacgcgctgctgctgcgcGAGCTCGGGGGCCACGGCGACGTGTCCCGCGACGTGCTCATCAACAACTCGCTCGTCGACCTTTACGGCAAGTGCGGAGCCGTCGAGCTCGCGCGGCAGGTGTTCGACCGGATGCCCGAGCGGGACATCACGTCGTGGAACGTGGCGATCCTCACGCTCGCCAACCACGGATGCGTGCGTGAGTCCGTGGAGCTGTTTGATCGGATGACGCGGGTGGAGAATGTTGTGCCGAACGCAATCACGTTCGTCGCTGTTCTTAGCGCGTGCAACCATGGCGGGATGGTGGAGGAAGGCAGAAGATACTTCCAGATGATGGTCAGCGAGTACAGGATCAAGCCGAGGATCGAGCACTACGGGTGCATGGTGGACATATTGGCACGAGCTGGCTTCATCGGAGAGGCCCTGGATGTCGTGTCTGGCATGAACTGCCGGCCTGATGCCATCATCTGGAGGAGCCTTCTAGACGCATGCTCCAGGCAGAACGCCGGGGTAGAGCTTAGCGAGGCCATGGCCAAGCTGGCACTCGATGTTCCGGATGATGCTGTCAGTGGTGTCTACGTCCTGCTCTCGAGGGTCTACGCATTCGCACAGAAGTGGAACGATGTGGGCATGGTCCGGCGGTTGATGAGCGACGAGGGTCTCAAAAAGGAGCCAGGGTTCAGCTCCATTGAAATGGATGGCCTGGTTCATCAGTTTGTCGCAGGCGACACGTCACACCCTCGGTCGGAGGAGATATACGCGAAGCTGGATGAGATCCAGCAGAGGCTTGCGTCCTCTGGATACAAGCCAGACTTATCAGAGGCTCGTATGGTTGCTGGCATGGACCATACCAAGGGCGCCGCCCTCCGCTTGCACAGTGAGCGGCTAGCCATATCGTTTGGTTTACTCAAGGCGACACCCGGTGCACCTATTCGGATCCTGAAGAACCTGAGGGTGTGCAAAGACTGCCATACTATCAGCAAGCTCATATCAGAGCTCTATGGTGTTGAGATCATTGTTAGGGACCGGATTCGGTTTCACCATTTCAAGGATGGAGCATGTTCCTGCAAAGACTACTGGTGATACTTGAGCCAAAGAGACTGCGCTGCTGGCGTTTTGTTGAGAGTGCCCTAGCAAAACGTAAAATGCATCTCTGCAGGCGTTCAAGACACGAAATGAAAGAGGGGGTATACTGAAGCATGTATCTTCTTCATTGTTGTAGGTTGTCCAGATCGAAATTAGCTGATTGGTCAGATAAACAGGATGTTATTAGATACATGTTCTACTTCTCAGTTTTCAATTTCACTCAAACACTATTAAGGTAGATACTGTAATGACAGTTACATTGAGCTCACGAGAAATACGAGGTCGGCCAGTCCGTTGCTTCTGCACGAATTGAATTTGAGTAATTCTTAAGCCCACTTGTGTTGAGCTGAAGTTCTCACTTCATATATCTCAGACACAAAGTCGATTTTATCAGAGATGAACCTGCTGGAAACTACAAGGGGGTAAGTAATCCCACCATTTCTTTTTACCTGTTGAAAGATTGAGAATATAATGGTAGCTTTGGCTGATGAAACAGAGTGGCACTCGTCAGTTGTGTCATAAAATGCCGCGCAAGATAAAACATTTGTTGTAAGAATTGCTCTGAGTATGAATTGCGTGAACATGTATTAGCTCTGACTTTGGGAAATATTCTCTAAACTGGCATCTGGTTTCTTTTGTAGGACTTCCTGCCTGACAATATTCTTCTAGAGGGGTTCCTATGTGCTATCAAGATGGCAGATTATAGCTCTATATGAACTTACAGGCATATTTTAAATATAAGAACTACATTAATGGTGTGCCTTTTAAAAGTTTATGTTTCTATGCAATATAGTTTGGTAACCTTATCAATTTCACTCAGATGATTTTTCCCCAGATTTCATTCTCTTTCATATCTTGAACTTATAAATATTTTCGTCCTTTTTTCATGTGCAAAAAGTTTAGTGCACTCTTACTCTGCTTAGTTATGGATACTACAGTAAATCTTGATCTAACTCAATGCACCTCAAAGAGAGTACAAAATGCACCTTCCATCCTTATGATTGTTCTATTATGATAGCACGCGACTCAATTGTTGCCTAAATTGAGCCTCAATTAGTCTTCTCATTTTATAAAAGGATGTCAAGAGACATTTCATATTATTTATACGTTCTAGGAGGAAATCTATATTATACACAAAGTAATGGAGGGGGTGACCCCTTCCACTGTATAATTTTCTGACATGAAAATGCTATATGCCATTAATTCAGGAGTATATCTAATAAATGATCTCACAAAATGTGTCAACTTCTATACTGGGTCTAACAGTTCCATCTCACATTTCTCTTTTGAGTTTATTAAGGGCTTTCAGCTATAGCTATACACCTTCTTGAGAATAGTAACCTCATGGTACTATGTTTGATTGCTCACACATCTATATTTTTTGCTTCATAAAATAGTTTCCGTTGAATTTTATTATCAAACAGTATTGGTCTGGCCTTTTGAGCATGTCAGGGATGCCAAATATTGATCCAATTCCCTTTTTCTTGAGTACTATCTCACTCCGAAAATTTACTATTGAAAACAATAGAATTTATTATGTCATACTTATGCATCTACGTACAAGTGCTTCATGTTACTTTGCATTTCCAGGGACCCATCTTACAACTATCTGTCAGAAACAACACCTGGCTCTTAATCAACTCCCATGACTTACATTTTTGTTGGTGTCCTTCCTGCTCTGACATTGTTTTTCGAGACTGCAGCAGAGAGCCCCTTGAATCATAAGTATCTCCTTCTGCCGTGTTAGTTTGCCAAGCAACTACACTATGGGTCTGGTAGATAACTCCCGACAGGCTGATGACTCTTTAAGGTATGCCCTTTTTCATGTATACCTTCTATACAACATGACTGTTGTTTTGGTGTTTCATTGAGGCTATTGATGGCAGTAAATATTTCGTCATTTTTGTTTCATGTTTATATGGAGCCCTAACTGAAGGCGGGTTGTATGGTAAGATAAAACAAAAATATACTATGTGGGCAAGCGAAGTATACGCAAAGCATAATTTACACTCATTTCGGAAGTAAATTGAGAATAGTAAAGGCAAAAATTAAAGAAGAAAGGATCCAGCGACATATGTGAAATTATGGTAGCTATTTTGATAGTAAACTATATTGTTCTGGTTTAGAGACAAATGCCAACTTCAGTTCCATGGGATGACTCTTCTCAACAGTCAATCAATGTCAATTATGAGGAGTTTAAAAATCCTTAAACAAGGGTATTAGGAAAGGAAAGGGTTACAGTTGCCTTTTTTTTGTAGTTCGTTGGATGCGTAAACTTGTGCAAGATGGCAGAAAGTCAGAATCTAAAACAACATCTGTAAAATTTAGTACTAGTAAAGAAAAATATTACAGTTGCTCACAGTCGAAGCATGGATTGTGGTGGTTACAGATAAGGATCAGAGCGACATTCCGCTAAGGCCCGCTAAAGCGACATGCTAGAACAAATTTGACTAACCCGTGAAACTTAAGGTAGGACTTAATTATCTGAGTTATGAATACGAAGCGGGCATTAGCTTAAGTTCATGATCTCTGCCTATGTATGCACTAGAACAAGATAGGAAGAGAACCCATTGCTCTACCACTCCCCACAATCTCCGAGTCAAATGATCCTAAAGCTGCCTAATGGGGATTGCTTGAGGCAACCACCAAATAATAAAGCTTGCTGCTCAGAGTTTCAAAGCTTGCCACATGTCAGTCTTCTCCTTCGCACCACATGTCAGTCTTCTCCTTCGCACCGCTTGACCGAATCTCGCGTTAATGGAACTGGTGCGCCGCTTTCTTGTTCCTCCAAATCAAAGCTTGCTGCATTTGCTTCAATGCCTCCTTGCTTGCTGAGAGCTACTTGCTCTATCCTCTTCCCCCATAGAACATTGTACAGGCCACCAACCATCAGCGCGCCACTTATTACACTGTTCATCAGAAGAGAAATTTCAAGAAGATAAAAATTGTTGTAGGTCTTCTGTCTACCGAGCAAACGTTAAGACAATGCACCTTCCAAGGGTGACTGCTTCTCCGATGAGGAGTGACAGAACGATGGTGATAACAAAAGTTAGGGGCACTGTCATGGCCAGGAATACCGGGCCGGACTTGTCAATCACCCAGATCAGCAGGTAACCTGAAAATGCGGAAACAACTACTCCCTGCAACGTAAAGCAATTTCAGGGGTTAGGATTTTAAACACGATCTTCCGATCAATTGATCGATGCTTTTGCTTCTGTTGAGGGGATTCTTGTACTTACACAATAGACGATTGCGACAAGACCTACATCCAGCCTCAGCTTCCATCTTGAAAAATCTCGCTCCATCACAAGAGCCATGAAAAAAGATTGAACGGTCGCAAAGACAATTTGCAGGGTCGTGTTAAGCAGCATGGACGGGTACTCCCCCAGCAAAGGGCCCTAGAAAGCAACATGCAAGCTAAATTTAGCATGAATAAATTAGCttctaaacacacacacacacacacacacacacacacacacacacacacatgacacacacacacacacgcgcgcgcgcacacacacacacacacacctgaaTGTGCGCACAGGGGGAGATGCATACCTGAAACACTGTCCAAAGAGCAAACAGTAGAGTCGCAAGAGACTGCAGGAGAATTCCCAATATCCAGCTCCTTGAGGCATGAATATCAACTCGCCTTGTGTGATGAAAAAGAGGGTGGTGGATGATGGATTTGAGCTCAGGTCCTTGGTATAGCGCTAGTACGGCAACACCAACGGCACAAAGCACTATACCAGAAACTTTCACAATCCCATGAAAGCTCTTTAGTTTCAATGACTCCATTCTACCATAAGTGGCACGACAAATCACTCACTGATCCACGGAATTTTGATCATAAAAGTTCACATTGTATGCAAAACAAGTCGAACTTATTTTTCACTCCCACTATCGTTACTACACCAA encodes the following:
- the LOC123108241 gene encoding WAT1-related protein At5g64700, producing MGRTSPYVVSFLVRFIYGVMQILTKVALNQGTSTYVLVFYRHVIATMVLLPIAFATERKTAPQLSHKVCLKLFVHALYGVSASLNIASVGLNYASATSATAVQNLQPVLTFFLALLLGMESLKLKSFHGIVKVSGIVLCAVGVAVLALYQGPELKSIIHHPLFHHTRRVDIHASRSWILGILLQSLATLLFALWTVFQGPLLGEYPSMLLNTTLQIVFATVQSFFMALVMERDFSRWKLRLDVGLVAIVYCGVVVSAFSGYLLIWVIDKSGPVFLAMTVPLTFVITIVLSLLIGEAVTLGSVISGALMVGGLYNVLWGKRIEQVALSKQGGIEANAASFDLEEQESGAPVPLTRDSVKRCEGED
- the LOC123105693 gene encoding pentatricopeptide repeat-containing protein At1g59720, chloroplastic/mitochondrial codes for the protein MLPSLAATPLPNTSTHRSPSSSSSSSSVQLLRSLARSRRADLAHRALLLFRSLHASPSPPPPHFSLPAALSAASFLSALPEGRQLHALAAKLALAPAHTVVANSLLHLYASCGLPDAALALFRLIPAKSLVSWNTAIDALASNGDHLGALDLFREMQRDTTLAPDAYTVQSVLGACAGAGALSLGVYAHALLLRELGGHGDVSRDVLINNSLVDLYGKCGAVELARQVFDRMPERDITSWNVAILTLANHGCVRESVELFDRMTRVENVVPNAITFVAVLSACNHGGMVEEGRRYFQMMVSEYRIKPRIEHYGCMVDILARAGFIGEALDVVSGMNCRPDAIIWRSLLDACSRQNAGVELSEAMAKLALDVPDDAVSGVYVLLSRVYAFAQKWNDVGMVRRLMSDEGLKKEPGFSSIEMDGLVHQFVAGDTSHPRSEEIYAKLDEIQQRLASSGYKPDLSEARMVAGMDHTKGAALRLHSERLAISFGLLKATPGAPIRILKNLRVCKDCHTISKLISELYGVEIIVRDRIRFHHFKDGACSCKDYW